From the Hordeum vulgare subsp. vulgare chromosome 1H, MorexV3_pseudomolecules_assembly, whole genome shotgun sequence genome, the window AATAGGGGTCGAGGACCGCCAAACAAGGACTGCGATGATGCAGAGACATCACCGTCATCGCCTGATGGAGCTGGTCCTTCCCCAGACCAAGGTAACGGTACCCCATCGCCACCGTCAACCCCGTCTTATTCTCCACCGGCTCCATCTGACCAAAGTAATACTCAGTCACCTCCACCTCCCTACCAACCTAGCACTCAATCCCCTTCACCGTCATCATCATCTAGCCCCCCACCACAAGCTCCCGCCACCCCACAAATAcctccatcgccaccaccacctccatctaGCCCACCCATAGCACCTCCCGTGGACCCGACTAATGAGCAGCCTCCACCATTGCCATCATCTAGCCCACCCACAGCACCTCCGGTGGACCCGACTAATGAGCAGCCTCCACCATTGCCATCATCTAGCCCACCCACAGCACCTTCGGTGGACCCGACTAATGAGCAGCCTCCACCATTGCCATCATCTAGCCCCCCACCAGTAGCTCCTGCTACACCACCTGCCTACCAACCTAGCCCTCAATCCCCTCCACCGCCATTGTCATCTAGCCCCCCACCACAAGCTCCACAAACACCTCCATCTAGCCCCCCTGTTACACCTCCAACCTACGAACCTAACGATCAATCGCCACCGCCTCCATTGAATCCTCCATCCATTAACCAACCACCTCCATCTAGCCCACCCGCAGCACTACCTCCGGTAGACCCAACTAATGAGCAGCCTCCACCGCCACCGTCATTTAGCCCCCCACCAACAAATCCTAGTACAtctccaccataccaacctagcaACCAATCCTCTCCGCcaccatcatcatctagctccccACCGCTAGCTCCAGTTACCCCACAAACACCTCCATATAGTCCCCCAATTGCACCTCCAAGGTATGAACCTAACGATCAACCGTCACCGCCACCATTGAATACTCCATCCATTCCCCCACCGCCACTAGTTACCACACCCGTAACACCTTCAATGCCCCCGACTAATGAGCaacctcctccaccatcaccatcatTTAGCCCCCCACCAATAGATCCTACCACACCTCCACCCTACGAACCTAGTGATCAGTCCCCACCACCGCCATCCTCATCTAGCTCTCCACCGCTAGCTCCAACCACCCCACAAACACCTTCATCTAGCCCCCCTGTTACACCTCCAACCTACGAACCTAACAATCAACCGCCACCATCTCCACCGAATTCTCCATGCCCTCCCCCACCACCTCCAACTAGCCCACCCGCGGCACCTCCACTAGACCCGACTAATGAGGTGCCTCCTCCACCCTTGTTGTCATCTAGCCCCCCACCAACAGATCCTAGTACACCTCCACCAGACCAACCTAGCAGCCAACCCCCTCCACCATTATCATCTAGCCCCCCACCACTGGCTCCAACCACCCCACAAACACCTCCATCTGGTCCCGATGTTGCACCTCCAACTGACCAACCTAATGATCAaccgccaccatcaccaccgagtcCTCCATCCATTCCCTCGCCGCCTCCATCTAGCCCATCCACAACACCTCCTATGGCCCCAAATAATGAGGagcctcctccaccatcaccgtcATTTAGCCCCCCACCAATACCTCCTACTACGCCTCCACCCTACCAACCTAGCAATCAATCCCCTCCACCGTCATCAACATCTAGTCCTCCACCACTAGCTCCAGTCACCCCACAAACTCCTCCATCTAGTCCCCCTGCTACATCTCCAACCTACGAGCCTAGCAATCAACCACCACCGCCACATTGCCCTAAGCCAGGACGTGGTCCAAATCCCCATGGCGGTGATGGTCATAGCAATAATGGTCGAGGACCGCCAGAAAAGGATTGCAATGAAGCAGAGACATCACCGCCGCCACCTGATCCATCCCCAAACCAAGGTAATGGTTCGCCATCACCACCGCCACCCCAGTCTTATTCTCCACCCATGGCTCCACCTCCATTAGATTCTAGTCCTCCTACTACACCACCGCCATACCAAACTAGCGATCAATCTCCTCCACCGCCGTCATCCTCTAGCCCCCCACCTCTAGCTCCAACTGCCCCACAAACACCTCCATCTAGTCCCCCTGTTACACCT encodes:
- the LOC123419246 gene encoding extensin-like, yielding MRSLLPVVLPILILVLAAHVSQADKSSAGGNGKGSYGGGDHKSNGVGPVKNPHCPKPGRGPNPHDKDGPSNRGRGPPNKDCDDAETSPSSPDGAGPSPDQGNGTPSPPSTPSYSPPAPSDQSNTQSPPPPYQPSTQSPSPSSSSSPPPQAPATPQIPPSPPPPPSSPPIAPPVDPTNEQPPPLPSSSPPTAPPVDPTNEQPPPLPSSSPPTAPSVDPTNEQPPPLPSSSPPPVAPATPPAYQPSPQSPPPPLSSSPPPQAPQTPPSSPPVTPPTYEPNDQSPPPPLNPPSINQPPPSSPPAALPPVDPTNEQPPPPPSFSPPPTNPSTSPPYQPSNQSSPPPSSSSSPPLAPVTPQTPPYSPPIAPPRYEPNDQPSPPPLNTPSIPPPPLVTTPVTPSMPPTNEQPPPPSPSFSPPPIDPTTPPPYEPSDQSPPPPSSSSSPPLAPTTPQTPSSSPPVTPPTYEPNNQPPPSPPNSPCPPPPPPTSPPAAPPLDPTNEVPPPPLLSSSPPPTDPSTPPPDQPSSQPPPPLSSSPPPLAPTTPQTPPSGPDVAPPTDQPNDQPPPSPPSPPSIPSPPPSSPSTTPPMAPNNEEPPPPSPSFSPPPIPPTTPPPYQPSNQSPPPSSTSSPPPLAPVTPQTPPSSPPATSPTYEPSNQPPPPHCPKPGRGPNPHGGDGHSNNGRGPPEKDCNEAETSPPPPDPSPNQGNGSPSPPPPQSYSPPMAPPPLDSSPPTTPPPYQTSDQSPPPPSSSSPPPLAPTAPQTPPSSPPVTPPTYEPNDQPPPPPLSPPSIPPPPPSSPPATPSMPPTNEQPPPSSPSFSPPPIAPTTPPPYQPSDQPPPPPSSSSPPPLAPATPQTPPSSPPVTPPTYEPSEQPPPPPLNPPSLSPPPPSSPPTTPPMSPTNEQPPPPSPSSPLSPPVTPPTYQSNQPPPSAPPPPSPTTTMSPPGPPTGTNGWVQVHNFRDTLYWQIARFAVLMHKLVYKKEMTLVDVLYVSMQPSGIGNNYFLEIKAADENNKVGRYQVLVWGVPGSTAQPWKVLSFQFVGY